In the Fibrobacter sp. UWB4 genome, AAGCGCCACCGTGCGCACCCTTGAAATTTCGATCCCGCAGGGTGATCTCAAGGCACCGTTCGAAAAGAAGCTTTCCCAGTACAAGAAGCAGGTCGCCTTGAAGGGCTTCCGCCAGGGTCAAGTTCCGAAGTCCATGATCCTGAAGCAGTTTGGACCCTCCATCCGTCACGAAGCGGTTGATGAAGTCGTGAACACGATTGTTCAGGATTCTCTTAAGAAGGCTAACATCATTCCGGTTGGCAAGATGGTTGTGAAGGAATTCAACGATGACGAAAAGAACGACATCACACTGAAGGTCGAAGTCGAAGTTGATCCGGAAATCGATATCAAGGGCTACGCTGACACGGGCATCACCGTTCCGGCTACCGCCGTCCACGAAGAAGAAGTTCAGGCCGAATTCGACCGCCTCATGCAGATGTGGAGCAAGGACGAACACGTTGACCGCGAAGCCAAGAAGGGCGACGTTGTCGTTGGCGACTATATCGAAGTTGTTATTGATGGTGAAAAGCAGGAACTCCCGGAAAACAAGGAATTCCGCTCCCTCCTCGGCGAATCCGCAAGTCCTGGATTCGATGAAGGCCTCATGGGTTCTAAGGCCGGCGACAAGAAGGAAATCAACTTCAAGTATCCGGATGACCACAAGGACGAACGCTACCGCGGCAAGACCGCTCAGTTCAACGTCGAAATCAAGGACGTTCGCGAAATCGTTCCGCCGACTTTGGACGAAGAATTCTGCAAGCAGATTGGCGTGAAGGACGAAGCTGACTTGAGAAACAACCTCGCCGAAAGCCTCGCTGCTCAGAAGAAGGACGCTGCCAAGAACAAGTCCATCAACGAAGCTATCGACAAGCTCATCGAAGCTAACCCGTTCGAAGTGCCGAAGGCTCGTATCTACGACCTCATCAAGTGGACCTTGAACCGCAATGCCCAGAGCGAAAAGGACGTTGTCGAACCGACCGAAGAACAGATAAACGAACTCTCCGGCGAAGCAACCCGCGAAATCAAGAAGCACCGCATCCTCGAATTCGTTGCCACGAAGGAAAAGATCAAGCCGACTCAGGCTGCCGTTGATGAACGCCTCCAGCAGATGGCTAACGCTTACCACGTGGAATTCGAAAACTTGAAGAACCACTTCCGCCAGTCTGGCCGCATCAACCAGCTGCGCGACGAACTTCGCTTCCAGATGGCTGCTGACTTCATCGTCGGTATCCGCCCGGCTGCAGAAGAAACAAAGTAATAAGAGGAATAAATGATCATCCCTACCGTCATTGAAACTACCGGGCGCGGCGAACGCGCTTACGATATCTATTCCAGACTCCTCAAGGAACGTATCATTTTTTTGGGCACTCCGATTAACGACGAAGTGGCGAACAACGTCATGGCCCAGCTGATTTTCCTTGAATACGAGAATCCGGAAAAGGATATCACGCTGTATATCAACAGCCCGGGTGGTTACGTGTCGGCAGGGCTTGCCATTTATGATACCATGCAGCACGTACGCCCGAATATCGCTACGATCTGCATTGGTAGTTGTGCTTCGATGGCCGCCGTGCTCCTTGCTGCAGGGACGAAGGGCAAGCGCTATGCGCTCCCGCATTCCCGCATCATGTTGCACCAGCCGTCGGGTGCTGCTACTGGACAATCTACAGATATTCAGATTACCGCCAAGGAAATTATCCGCACGAAGGATACCCTTACCGAAATTGTCGCGAAGCATACCGGAAAGCCGGTCGAAGAAGTCCGCGAGAAGACGGACCGCGACTTTTACATGAGCCCGGAAGAAGCAAAGGCCTTTGGCGTCATCGATGAAATTTTTGTGCCGCGTAAAGAGGGTATTTAATGTATCGTAGTGGCAAGAACCACCCGGCTGTAAGTTGCAGT is a window encoding:
- the tig gene encoding trigger factor is translated as MSAEIKETSATVRTLEISIPQGDLKAPFEKKLSQYKKQVALKGFRQGQVPKSMILKQFGPSIRHEAVDEVVNTIVQDSLKKANIIPVGKMVVKEFNDDEKNDITLKVEVEVDPEIDIKGYADTGITVPATAVHEEEVQAEFDRLMQMWSKDEHVDREAKKGDVVVGDYIEVVIDGEKQELPENKEFRSLLGESASPGFDEGLMGSKAGDKKEINFKYPDDHKDERYRGKTAQFNVEIKDVREIVPPTLDEEFCKQIGVKDEADLRNNLAESLAAQKKDAAKNKSINEAIDKLIEANPFEVPKARIYDLIKWTLNRNAQSEKDVVEPTEEQINELSGEATREIKKHRILEFVATKEKIKPTQAAVDERLQQMANAYHVEFENLKNHFRQSGRINQLRDELRFQMAADFIVGIRPAAEETK
- a CDS encoding ATP-dependent Clp protease proteolytic subunit encodes the protein MIIPTVIETTGRGERAYDIYSRLLKERIIFLGTPINDEVANNVMAQLIFLEYENPEKDITLYINSPGGYVSAGLAIYDTMQHVRPNIATICIGSCASMAAVLLAAGTKGKRYALPHSRIMLHQPSGAATGQSTDIQITAKEIIRTKDTLTEIVAKHTGKPVEEVREKTDRDFYMSPEEAKAFGVIDEIFVPRKEGI